The Styela clava chromosome 2, kaStyClav1.hap1.2, whole genome shotgun sequence genome contains a region encoding:
- the LOC144431395 gene encoding delta-type opioid receptor-like, with amino-acid sequence MTETFGDSEPIELNISTSYEIATTYPDYNHINENYGYTLDPDFLAINAFRIFVCVVGVLGNIIVIAMILLLTEFKKGVTHWYILQLAIADSAFLLTLPFQVVEDVNNAWIFPDGMCKAKETVLIINYYSSISFLTVMALDRYIAVCHAFSDRLQKLRTTKAAYIITAIVWTVAILICTPIMMYSTKRGREPFCRCALQFPEYGLDMEAHDICLEDYHPDNDSGSGYGYDECMKDMTNKEKSPACSPPDDNVYYSYFFTND; translated from the exons ATGACAGAGACGTTTGGTGACTCCGAGccaattgaattgaatatttctaCCAGTTATGAAATTGCTACAACATATCCAG ATTACAATCACATCAATGAAAACTATGGATATACACTGGATCCAGATTTTCTAGCGATAAATGCTTTCAGAATATTTGTCTGTGTTGTCGGAGTTTTGGGGAACATTATCGTGATTGCAATGATTTTGTTGCTGACGGAATTTAAAAAAGGAGTAACACATTG GTATATTCTTCAGCTTGCCATTGCTGATTCTGCGTTTCTTTTGACTCTCCCGTTCCAAGTTGTTGAAGATGTTAACAACGCATGGATATTTCCAGATGGGATGTGCAAAGCAAAAGAAACTGTTTTAATCATAAACTATTATAGTTCAATTTCTTTCCTCacg GTGATGGCTTTGGATCGTTACATTGCAGTGTGTCACGCATTCTCAGACCGGTTGCAAAAATTACGAACTACAAAAGCAGCTTATATTATTACTGCTATTGTATGGACAGTTGCTATATTGATATGTACACCTATTATGATGTACAGCACAAAACGAGGACGTGAACCTTTTTGTAGATGCGC ACTGCAATTCCCCGAGTATGGTCTCGATATGGAAGCTCACGATATTTGCTTGGAAGATTACCATCCCGACAATGATTCTGGATCAGGGTACGGTTACGACGAATGTATGAAAGACATGACCAACAAGGAGAAATCGCCTGCCTGTTCGCCGCCAGATGATAATGTGTACTATTCTTATTTTTTCACGAATGATTGA